One Lactobacillus crispatus DNA segment encodes these proteins:
- a CDS encoding RpiB/LacA/LacB family sugar-phosphate isomerase: MKIGIIQATSQKSKNFILEKYIKESVGSNDQVFNFGIYQDSSASLSYVQVSLAVALLINSKATDFIVTGCTSGQGMMLA; encoded by the coding sequence GTGAAAATAGGTATTATTCAAGCTACATCGCAAAAAAGTAAAAATTTCATATTAGAGAAGTATATCAAAGAATCTGTAGGATCCAATGATCAAGTATTCAATTTTGGTATTTATCAAGATAGTTCGGCTAGTCTATCTTACGTGCAAGTTTCCCTAGCTGTTGCATTATTAATTAATAGCAAGGCGACTGACTTCATTGTGACAGGATGTACTTCTGGACAAGGAATGATGCTTGCATGA
- a CDS encoding nuclear transport factor 2 family protein: MSKKQIIRDYFQAWLKPNIEVIKSIFDKNATYSECYGPIYRNKKEIISWFEKWNKQGKVIAWPIEKILINENTCIVEWHFKCNYQKKISEFDGVSIIDFNDQNKIISVKEYQSKSQHYYPYSK; the protein is encoded by the coding sequence GTGAGTAAAAAACAGATAATTAGAGACTATTTCCAGGCATGGCTTAAACCAAATATTGAAGTTATTAAATCTATCTTTGATAAAAATGCTACATATAGTGAGTGCTATGGACCTATTTATAGAAATAAAAAGGAGATAATATCTTGGTTTGAAAAATGGAACAAGCAGGGAAAAGTAATTGCTTGGCCAATAGAAAAGATATTAATTAATGAAAATACATGTATTGTTGAATGGCATTTTAAATGTAATTACCAGAAAAAAATTAGTGAATTTGACGGCGTATCAATTATAGATTTTAATGATCAAAATAAAATAATTTCAGTAAAAGAATATCAATCTAAATCTCAACATTATTATCCATATAGCAAATAA
- a CDS encoding ATP-binding cassette domain-containing protein: MSLKELFKSNVFRACIIILLYVLYALFGSFSEYLFKYALNSITAGNFNTYVYWQIMQFVLALFTSLLLPITTVVFTRQTQNYLHKIRQEIMHHYYDEKSDEKVSSMQNRLTANLKILSDDYATPWITILSGVLEIVIAIVLLASMNWILILVTAILAVITLFAPKIMEKKTSAATDKVNKKNEKLLNTIAHWLGGLQELRRYSAYSRLVKQIHRSSSDYVDASKGSAKLRSVSYLINAFSNSIAQIGMSFIAGIMFLLNMISFGDFAVASGFAFTIFSAIWNITQSLTQVKSTKALREQITDLRKQVPDENKDKVSAYGLKVSGLSVKYDQGETIFYPDFTIKKGQKVLLTGDSGTGKSTLFNVLLGKLKPESGTVTYLDENETIIPEGKARIGNMPQNPVVFPATIKENITMFNENLQDKLQDVVQAVQLQSDLAKMPDGVNTTIDLKSENLSGGQRQKVVLARTEIHEQSFVLMDEVTSAIDQKATEKIIDELLKTDQTILMIAHNFTPELKAKFDQEIKLKSKKGDKVR, translated from the coding sequence ATGAGTTTAAAAGAGCTATTTAAAAGCAATGTGTTTCGAGCCTGCATTATTATCTTATTGTATGTTTTATACGCATTATTTGGGAGTTTTAGTGAATATTTATTTAAATATGCTCTGAATTCAATTACTGCTGGTAATTTTAATACATATGTTTATTGGCAAATAATGCAGTTTGTTTTAGCATTATTCACTTCGTTGCTTTTACCAATTACTACCGTTGTTTTCACTAGGCAGACGCAAAACTATCTGCATAAAATTCGGCAAGAAATCATGCATCATTACTATGATGAAAAAAGTGATGAAAAAGTCTCTAGTATGCAGAACCGATTAACAGCCAATTTAAAAATCTTATCAGATGATTATGCTACACCTTGGATTACTATTTTAAGTGGGGTTTTAGAGATTGTGATTGCTATTGTTTTACTAGCAAGCATGAACTGGATTCTAATTTTGGTTACTGCCATTTTAGCTGTGATTACACTTTTTGCTCCTAAAATTATGGAGAAGAAAACATCAGCTGCCACAGATAAAGTAAATAAAAAGAATGAAAAGCTGTTAAATACAATTGCTCATTGGCTTGGTGGATTGCAGGAACTACGTCGTTATAGTGCATACAGTCGTTTGGTTAAGCAAATTCATCGATCAAGTAGTGATTATGTGGACGCAAGTAAGGGTAGTGCAAAATTAAGAAGTGTAAGTTATTTGATTAATGCTTTTAGCAATTCAATTGCACAAATTGGTATGAGCTTTATTGCTGGAATCATGTTTTTGCTTAATATGATTTCATTCGGTGATTTTGCAGTTGCTAGTGGTTTTGCATTTACGATTTTTTCAGCAATTTGGAATATTACTCAGTCGTTAACGCAAGTTAAGTCAACTAAGGCTTTACGCGAACAGATTACCGATTTAAGAAAGCAAGTTCCTGATGAAAATAAAGATAAAGTATCAGCCTACGGTCTTAAAGTTTCAGGCTTGTCTGTAAAATACGATCAGGGGGAAACAATTTTTTATCCTGATTTTACAATAAAAAAAGGGCAGAAAGTTTTGCTTACTGGCGATTCAGGAACAGGAAAATCAACCTTGTTTAATGTTTTGTTAGGTAAGCTAAAACCTGAATCTGGTACGGTGACCTATCTAGATGAAAATGAAACTATCATTCCTGAAGGAAAAGCTAGAATTGGCAATATGCCGCAAAATCCAGTAGTTTTTCCCGCAACGATCAAAGAGAACATTACAATGTTTAACGAAAATTTGCAGGATAAGCTTCAAGATGTTGTTCAAGCAGTTCAACTCCAATCCGACTTAGCCAAAATGCCAGATGGTGTTAATACAACAATTGATCTAAAAAGTGAAAATTTGTCTGGTGGACAACGGCAAAAAGTTGTTTTAGCGCGAACGGAAATACACGAGCAATCGTTTGTTTTAATGGATGAAGTAACTAGTGCGATCGATCAAAAAGCTACCGAAAAAATCATTGATGAATTGCTCAAAACAGATCAAACTATTTTGATGATTGCTCACAACTTTACGCCAGAATTAAAAGCAAAATTTGATCAAGAAATTAAATTAAAAAGTAAGAAAGGGGATAAAGTAAGATGA
- a CDS encoding ATP-binding cassette domain-containing protein, which produces MNLKAFIKTNPVRFWLTAIGWIIIPALSITNTYVVQEETNILLSRNWTKFILINVLAFLIMLVDYGVSALVDYQQQAQVQDLNDQVRDKIVKRYYYDGKKHTVAQMQNRLTNDLQMLNNNYFINVFLLIYGVSTIVFVLIYLILLSWQLLLAICLMVAISFLLPKLTEKPLQKATELISDSNQKYLDTLNDWLSGLDQLQQFLSGAKLFSVIEKTSKKLEDANVKQTAYIKLLNAVNGIVSAAFGLALFVLAGWLVKNHQIPIGALLVVGNFRYYLNGGIDTLTNGLGAMKGSKELLAEVDKSASDIPMQAEKDVVMPNVIKTKDLVLKFPNGEKLTYPDLEIKQGEKILLTGDSGAGKSTLFKLILGELKPSAGKVVYEDKAGKKINPDLSKIGYLPQDPVVFPASIEENITMFNEKLNGKVKQVINEVNFADDIAKFTEGLDEKINLDKLNISGGQRQKIVLARAKVHNSDIILIDEGTSAIDQKATMLILKNLLKSKTTIVFIAHNFNEGMHQLFDREIHLVKE; this is translated from the coding sequence ATGAATTTGAAAGCTTTTATTAAAACCAATCCAGTTCGTTTCTGGTTAACTGCAATTGGTTGGATTATTATTCCTGCTTTATCAATTACCAATACTTACGTTGTACAAGAAGAGACGAATATCCTTTTAAGTCGTAATTGGACTAAGTTTATTTTAATCAATGTTCTTGCTTTTCTGATTATGTTAGTTGACTATGGTGTGAGTGCTTTAGTTGATTATCAGCAGCAGGCTCAGGTACAAGACTTAAATGATCAAGTTAGAGATAAAATTGTTAAGCGATATTATTATGACGGGAAAAAGCATACTGTTGCACAGATGCAAAATCGTTTGACTAATGATTTACAAATGCTTAACAATAACTACTTTATTAATGTCTTCTTATTGATTTATGGTGTGTCAACGATCGTTTTTGTTTTAATTTATCTTATTTTATTGAGTTGGCAATTATTGCTGGCTATTTGTTTGATGGTAGCTATTTCTTTTTTGCTGCCAAAGTTAACAGAAAAGCCGTTACAAAAAGCAACAGAATTAATTTCTGACAGCAATCAAAAATATTTAGATACATTAAATGATTGGTTATCTGGTCTGGATCAACTTCAACAATTTTTATCTGGAGCTAAACTATTTTCCGTAATAGAAAAAACATCAAAAAAATTAGAAGATGCTAATGTTAAGCAAACGGCTTATATTAAACTGCTTAATGCTGTAAATGGAATTGTTTCCGCGGCTTTTGGTTTAGCATTGTTTGTGCTTGCTGGTTGGTTGGTTAAAAATCATCAAATTCCAATTGGTGCCTTATTGGTAGTCGGTAATTTTCGGTATTACTTAAATGGAGGAATTGATACACTTACTAACGGGTTAGGAGCAATGAAAGGTAGTAAAGAATTACTTGCCGAAGTTGATAAATCTGCTAGTGATATTCCGATGCAAGCTGAAAAAGATGTAGTTATGCCTAATGTAATTAAAACAAAAGATCTAGTTTTAAAGTTCCCTAATGGAGAAAAATTGACTTATCCTGATCTGGAGATTAAGCAAGGCGAAAAGATTTTATTAACTGGCGATTCTGGTGCAGGTAAGTCTACTTTGTTTAAACTAATTTTAGGTGAACTTAAGCCTAGTGCAGGTAAAGTTGTTTATGAGGATAAGGCTGGTAAGAAAATTAATCCTGATTTGAGTAAGATAGGTTATTTACCGCAAGATCCAGTAGTTTTTCCAGCATCGATTGAAGAAAATATTACGATGTTTAATGAAAAACTGAATGGAAAAGTTAAACAAGTAATAAATGAAGTGAACTTTGCTGATGATATCGCTAAGTTTACTGAAGGACTAGATGAAAAGATTAATCTTGATAAGCTAAATATTTCCGGAGGTCAAAGACAAAAAATTGTATTGGCTAGAGCAAAAGTTCACAATAGTGATATTATCTTGATTGATGAGGGAACTAGTGCAATTGATCAGAAAGCTACAATGTTGATTTTGAAGAATTTATTGAAAAGCAAAACGACGATTGTTTTTATTGCCCATAACTTTAATGAAGGAATGCATCAGTTGTTTGATCGAGAGATTCATTTAGTAAAAGAATAG